A genome region from Eurosta solidaginis isolate ZX-2024a chromosome 2, ASM4086904v1, whole genome shotgun sequence includes the following:
- the LOC137242167 gene encoding probable zinc transporter protein DDB_G0282067 yields MALKFIAVFAFCSAFILVNAAPYTHHEEGGGGGGGGGGDGGGHEEHHGGSSHASFHLVSHDDHHDEHGHDDGHDSHAEYHFKYGVEDKKTGDHHEHSEKRDGHKVSGHYELLDADGHKRIVHYFADKHSGFHAIVSRVPTHHHAADHGHTSYYGGHAEVEEHHDHHEEHHGGDDGGHGHEEHGHGHHTDGYSIKQEHGVPYHHEHHGGGGGDGGHN; encoded by the exons ATGGCTCTTAAG TTTATCGCTGTGTTCGCATTTTGCTCTGCATTCATTCTAGTCAACGCAGCACCTTACACACATCATGAAGAAGGTGGTGGGGGCGGTGGCGGTGGCGGTGGCGATGGTGGTGGCCATGAAGAGCACCATGGTGGTTCTAGTCATGCTTCCTTTCATCTAGTTTCACATGATGATCATCATGACGAACATGGACACGATGATGGTCATGATTCGCATGCTGAATATCATTTCAAATATGGCGTTGAGGATAAAAAGACTGGAGATCATCATGAGCATAGCGAAAAGCGTGATGGTCATAAGGTATCCGGACATTATGAGTTGCTTGATGCGGACGGTCATAAGCGTATAGTGCATTATTTTGCTGATAAACATAGTGGTTTCCATGCTATTGTTAGCCGTGTACCTACTCATCATCATGCAGCAGATCATGGGCACACTAGCTACTATGGCGGTCATGCTGAGGTCGAAGAACATCACGACCACCATGAAGAACACCACGGCGGTGATGATGGCGGTCATGGACATGAAGAGCATGGGCATGGTCATCATACAGATGGTTATTCAATCAAGCAAGAGCATGGTGTACCCTACCATCATGAACACCATGGAGGAGGAGGTGGTGATGGTGGTCATAATTGA